One genomic window of Cryomorphaceae bacterium includes the following:
- a CDS encoding T9SS C-terminal target domain-containing protein: MTFPEKTFSIAWVCFWCSYPNIAHTQDIKLNEMMSSNAFSLADEDGDHEDWIELYNAGSDTINLEGYRITDNPSDLSKWTFPSAPIPPGDFLIVFASGKDRTEGELHTNFSISIEGETILLSDADGQAIDFIPPVEMLTNHSYGRLPDGSDSWTTFVSGTPGFSNNEGILYTPPWDTLMFSANSGLFNEPFNLTINQSDPETQIFYTLDGSDPDTTAIPYESPIAVQDRTDEANNLSSIQTTASNASHPYHWIAPDGQVFKGTVVKAQSFLNGTAASPLYTNTYLVDENIESRFNGLPIVSIVTDSLNLFDYDYGIYTPGRAADEETYGTFWWGHGNFFGKGSDWERPAHLTLFESDGSIALNQQIGIRIHGHSSRSLPLKSLRLYARNQYGKGTLDYAFFPWRDVGQYERIMLRQSGNDFPFNYFADGLSSLLAEGLELEKQDYRPAVVFINGEFWGIMNFRDRLDHRFLNYTANADASGDHLTIMSDWTQASMGSPSAFQNLLEYLESHDLSNQEHYTHVISHFDLSSLLDYFITKIFIGVYDWPGNNNRFWRHEIDSPFWRWIYFDNDACLIYPEFNSMEHATAEDGPAWPNPPGSTLFLRSLLQNDGFKELFLDRFEYLMLNRFTEENINHLTDSIVSILAPVMPEHIARWRYPASVEVWNSEVELIRQFAKDRPCYMLSHLLDFFDITDPQYGFGICDSIVTPLPPALASADSFVLWPNPATDFLNIRTKEAEAIITVDCYDLSGRLVHRFTLPHSRAGENITFSVSNLPSAPYLLRIQTEKQVWHARFIKLQ; encoded by the coding sequence ATGACTTTCCCTGAAAAGACCTTTTCTATTGCCTGGGTATGCTTCTGGTGCTCGTATCCGAATATTGCGCACACTCAGGACATCAAGCTGAACGAGATGATGTCGTCCAACGCTTTCTCACTCGCTGACGAAGACGGTGACCATGAAGACTGGATAGAACTGTACAATGCGGGCAGCGACACGATCAACCTTGAAGGTTACCGTATTACAGACAATCCTTCGGATCTGAGCAAATGGACTTTTCCGTCGGCACCCATTCCGCCCGGTGATTTCCTGATTGTATTTGCCTCAGGCAAAGACCGCACTGAAGGCGAATTACATACAAATTTCAGCATAAGCATTGAGGGTGAAACCATTTTGCTGAGCGATGCCGACGGCCAGGCTATTGACTTCATTCCTCCCGTTGAAATGCTCACCAATCACAGTTACGGCCGGCTGCCGGACGGTAGTGATAGCTGGACTACCTTTGTGAGTGGCACACCGGGATTCAGCAACAACGAAGGCATCCTCTACACACCACCCTGGGACACCCTCATGTTTTCTGCCAATTCCGGACTTTTTAACGAGCCTTTTAACCTCACCATCAACCAGTCCGACCCGGAAACACAAATTTTCTATACTTTGGATGGCAGTGATCCGGATACCACCGCTATTCCCTACGAAAGCCCTATTGCCGTTCAGGATCGCACCGATGAAGCCAACAACCTGAGCAGCATACAAACCACAGCCTCCAACGCGAGTCACCCTTATCATTGGATAGCTCCTGACGGTCAGGTATTCAAGGGAACGGTTGTAAAAGCACAATCCTTCTTAAACGGTACGGCCGCCTCGCCCCTTTACACAAACACCTACCTGGTGGACGAAAATATTGAAAGCAGGTTCAACGGACTTCCCATTGTCTCTATCGTCACGGATTCGCTGAATCTCTTTGACTACGACTACGGCATCTATACACCCGGACGGGCCGCAGACGAAGAAACCTATGGCACCTTCTGGTGGGGCCACGGAAACTTTTTCGGAAAAGGATCAGACTGGGAAAGGCCCGCACATCTCACCTTGTTTGAAAGTGACGGCTCCATTGCCTTGAATCAACAAATTGGCATTCGTATTCACGGGCACAGCTCCCGTTCATTGCCACTCAAGTCACTCAGACTCTATGCTCGCAACCAGTACGGAAAAGGCACCTTGGACTATGCGTTTTTTCCCTGGCGTGATGTCGGTCAATATGAAAGGATCATGCTTCGTCAAAGCGGTAACGATTTTCCTTTTAATTATTTCGCCGATGGATTGTCATCCTTGCTGGCTGAAGGATTGGAGCTGGAAAAACAAGACTACCGACCTGCCGTAGTTTTCATCAATGGGGAGTTTTGGGGCATCATGAATTTTCGCGATCGTCTGGATCACAGGTTCCTCAACTACACTGCAAACGCAGATGCTTCCGGGGATCACCTCACAATTATGTCAGACTGGACGCAAGCCTCAATGGGTAGTCCATCAGCATTTCAAAACTTACTCGAATACCTCGAGTCACATGACCTTTCTAATCAGGAGCACTATACTCATGTCATCAGTCATTTCGACCTGTCGAGTTTACTTGATTATTTCATTACTAAAATTTTCATTGGCGTGTATGATTGGCCGGGAAACAACAACCGATTCTGGCGCCATGAAATAGATTCTCCTTTTTGGCGCTGGATATATTTTGACAATGATGCCTGCCTGATTTATCCGGAATTCAATTCAATGGAGCACGCAACCGCTGAAGACGGCCCGGCATGGCCCAACCCTCCCGGTTCTACTTTGTTTTTGCGCTCGTTACTTCAAAACGATGGTTTCAAAGAGCTTTTTCTGGATCGATTTGAATACCTGATGCTGAATCGCTTTACAGAAGAGAACATCAATCACCTTACCGACAGCATAGTGAGCATTTTAGCACCGGTAATGCCTGAGCACATTGCACGATGGCGCTATCCGGCCAGTGTTGAAGTTTGGAACAGTGAAGTTGAGTTAATCAGGCAATTTGCGAAAGATCGCCCATGTTATATGCTAAGTCATTTGTTGGATTTTTTCGACATCACCGATCCGCAGTACGGCTTCGGTATTTGTGACTCTATCGTAACCCCTCTACCGCCTGCTCTCGCTTCTGCAGACTCTTTCGTATTGTGGCCCAATCCGGCAACCGATTTTTTAAACATTCGAACCAAAGAAGCGGAGGCTATTATTACCGTCGATTGCTATGACCTCTCAGGGCGTCTGGTTCATCGCTTCACTTTGCCGCATTCCCGGGCAGGGGAAAACATCACATTTTCAGTAAGCAACCTCCCTTCTGCGCCTTACCTGTTGCGCATCCAGACCGAAAAGCAAGTGTGGCACGCTCGGTTTATTAAGTTGCAATAA
- a CDS encoding ribonuclease D, protein MTTAELIESNRALEQVRSHLNSVSEMAIDLEFDKNRFRYGFNLCLMQIATPDDCFLVDPLSPDLNVANLFPALENAATEKLVFAFGEDLRLLHQLGCFPKALYDLKTAASLLNYPPASLTDLLRQIIGVEVGASAQNSNWYKRPLSEKQIHYAADDVRFLGALRNQIDTEADQLGIRDWIEEENERLNTVSFADLPESVAFRKKDMAGLSEFTWHVLKALLEFREEVAKSVNRPSFQVIHKDLLAAIAVDPSALKQWSNTRMVHRAAHNPDVKKRVEEVLEQARAEAHSLGLSLGKPAIPKLSPEEYKRFREQRDMREKIKRDVFTPVKSRLVEQYGEHAATFMLSNRAIDDLLIGNGERLPEYRRHLLTQIGDDLGLDVRPYLG, encoded by the coding sequence ATGACCACTGCTGAACTTATTGAATCGAATCGCGCACTTGAGCAGGTAAGAAGTCACCTGAATAGTGTAAGCGAAATGGCCATTGATCTCGAGTTCGACAAGAACAGGTTTCGCTATGGATTTAATCTGTGCCTGATGCAGATTGCCACTCCGGATGATTGCTTTTTGGTGGACCCGCTCTCCCCGGATCTAAATGTAGCCAATCTTTTTCCGGCCCTGGAGAATGCTGCTACCGAAAAGCTTGTGTTTGCCTTTGGCGAAGACCTGCGGCTATTGCACCAACTTGGCTGTTTCCCAAAAGCCCTGTACGACCTCAAAACGGCCGCCAGCCTGCTGAACTATCCCCCTGCCTCGCTCACTGATTTGCTCCGTCAGATTATCGGGGTAGAAGTGGGAGCGTCGGCCCAAAACAGCAATTGGTACAAAAGGCCGCTTTCCGAAAAGCAAATTCATTACGCCGCCGATGATGTGCGCTTTCTTGGGGCGCTTCGCAATCAGATAGACACCGAAGCGGATCAACTAGGAATACGAGACTGGATTGAAGAGGAAAATGAGCGTTTAAATACCGTTTCCTTTGCAGATCTGCCTGAATCAGTTGCTTTCAGAAAAAAAGACATGGCGGGCTTGAGTGAATTTACATGGCATGTATTGAAGGCGCTTCTTGAGTTTCGAGAGGAAGTGGCAAAATCGGTTAACCGGCCCTCATTTCAGGTGATTCATAAGGATTTGCTCGCGGCCATTGCGGTTGATCCATCAGCATTAAAGCAATGGAGCAATACGCGAATGGTGCACAGGGCTGCGCACAACCCGGACGTTAAAAAGAGAGTCGAAGAAGTGCTGGAACAGGCCAGGGCAGAGGCGCATAGCCTCGGCTTGTCGTTGGGTAAGCCCGCCATTCCCAAACTCAGCCCCGAAGAGTACAAACGTTTCCGCGAACAGCGCGACATGCGCGAAAAGATAAAGCGGGATGTTTTTACTCCTGTAAAGAGCAGGTTGGTGGAGCAATACGGTGAGCACGCGGCCACTTTTATGCTAAGTAACCGGGCCATTGACGATTTGCTCATAGGAAATGGTGAACGATTGCCTGAGTACCGGCGTCATTTGCTTACGCAGATTGGCGACGATTTGGGTCTTGACGTGCGGCCGTACCTCGGTTAA
- a CDS encoding DNA-binding response regulator: MAKATVLLVEDDLSLGFVVQDNLKAAGYDVHLCKDGKEGLKYFNENSYDLCVLDVMLPRKDGFELARDIRKISEVPIVFLTAKGMMDDKVTGFKAGADDYITKPFGKEELLLRIEAILKRTRGNSEEKERKQIFQLGKYTFSYDDFELRADGFEKVLTRKEAEVLKLLCEHPNKVIERELLTNLVWGDDNYFVGRSLDVFISKLRKYLSLDESLKITNIHGIGFKLETESGH, encoded by the coding sequence ATGGCTAAAGCAACCGTGCTGCTCGTTGAAGATGACCTGAGTCTGGGTTTTGTGGTGCAAGACAACCTCAAAGCAGCCGGCTATGACGTGCACCTGTGCAAAGATGGCAAAGAAGGCCTCAAATACTTCAATGAAAACAGCTACGACTTGTGCGTGTTGGACGTGATGCTTCCGAGGAAGGATGGTTTTGAGCTGGCGCGCGACATCCGCAAAATCAGCGAAGTACCTATTGTTTTTCTCACTGCCAAAGGCATGATGGACGACAAGGTTACCGGATTTAAAGCCGGTGCTGATGACTATATCACCAAACCTTTCGGCAAAGAGGAGCTCCTGTTGCGTATTGAAGCTATTTTAAAACGAACGCGAGGCAACTCGGAGGAAAAGGAGCGAAAACAAATCTTTCAATTGGGCAAATACACCTTTTCGTACGACGACTTTGAACTGCGGGCCGACGGCTTTGAAAAGGTTCTTACGCGCAAGGAGGCAGAAGTCCTCAAACTCCTTTGCGAACACCCCAATAAAGTGATTGAGCGAGAACTACTGACCAATTTGGTGTGGGGAGACGACAATTATTTTGTGGGACGAAGCCTGGATGTATTTATCAGCAAACTTCGCAAGTACCTGAGCCTGGATGAAAGCCTGAAAATCACCAACATTCATGGCATTGGCTTTAAGCTCGAAACGGAATCCGGTCATTAA
- a CDS encoding sensor histidine kinase, whose translation MVNVRAIRILVVLAIISVVGIVISQVYWLDKAFRVKETQLDLRNEQGMADEKRFNDRVVIALSNVADEILTITNDPAELFQAVKQVKPNFYTVAINDTLHPYLLESLLSSEFQRRNIQEDFEYGIYDCFNDSIVFGKFVDIASDTAQGGSSRSPDIKWDRDGHYFSVYFPNRPVFEPGQGDTRYGAWAFFTSLISILFVFFGYSVYVILKQKRLSEMKTDFINNMTHELKTPISTISLSSEVLMDEAIVSQPERLKQYAKIIHSENNRLKTQVEKVLQLAALDHENIELKFEPLNMHHIIRETADSFTLNLQEHRGVLHYYPDAQQAEVMADVVHITNVLYNLLDNALKYSPENPEITIKTSNRNGKLEVVISDRGVGIPKESQRYIFDKFYRVPTGNVHDVKGFGLGLYYVKLMVQEHKGNIRVESQLGKGTTFVVSLPLKRNHNHG comes from the coding sequence ATGGTGAACGTTCGCGCGATACGGATATTGGTTGTGCTGGCCATCATATCGGTGGTGGGAATTGTTATTTCTCAGGTGTACTGGCTCGATAAAGCCTTTCGCGTAAAAGAAACGCAGTTGGACCTGAGAAATGAACAAGGTATGGCTGACGAAAAGCGATTCAACGATCGCGTGGTCATCGCACTTTCGAATGTGGCCGATGAAATACTCACCATCACCAATGACCCAGCAGAGCTTTTTCAAGCTGTAAAACAGGTGAAACCCAACTTTTACACGGTGGCCATCAACGACACCCTCCACCCGTACCTGCTTGAAAGTCTTCTTAGTTCAGAATTTCAACGACGCAATATCCAGGAGGATTTTGAGTACGGCATTTACGATTGTTTCAACGACTCGATTGTGTTCGGAAAGTTTGTGGATATAGCCTCGGATACCGCACAGGGAGGAAGCTCGCGCTCGCCTGATATCAAATGGGATCGCGATGGGCATTACTTCAGCGTGTACTTTCCCAACCGTCCTGTTTTTGAACCCGGCCAGGGAGATACCCGTTACGGAGCATGGGCGTTTTTTACTTCACTCATCAGTATTTTGTTTGTCTTTTTCGGGTACTCGGTGTATGTGATTCTCAAGCAAAAGCGGCTGTCTGAAATGAAAACCGATTTCATCAACAACATGACCCACGAGCTGAAAACCCCCATCAGCACCATTTCTCTTTCGAGCGAAGTTCTTATGGACGAAGCGATTGTATCACAGCCCGAACGTCTCAAACAATATGCTAAGATCATTCACAGCGAAAACAACCGACTTAAAACACAGGTCGAGAAAGTCTTGCAACTCGCAGCGCTGGATCACGAGAACATCGAACTGAAGTTTGAACCACTTAACATGCACCATATCATCCGTGAAACCGCCGACTCCTTCACCCTGAATCTTCAGGAGCATCGCGGCGTACTCCACTACTACCCGGATGCACAGCAAGCCGAAGTTATGGCTGACGTGGTTCACATCACCAATGTGTTATACAACCTACTGGACAACGCATTAAAGTACTCTCCCGAAAACCCTGAAATTACCATCAAAACCAGCAATCGCAACGGAAAGCTTGAAGTGGTCATAAGCGACAGGGGTGTGGGGATCCCGAAAGAGTCGCAACGGTACATTTTTGACAAGTTCTACCGCGTACCAACCGGTAACGTGCACGACGTAAAAGGCTTTGGACTGGGACTTTACTACGTAAAACTCATGGTACAGGAACACAAAGGAAATATTCGCGTTGAAAGTCAATTAGGAAAAGGAACCACTTTCGTGGTATCTCTCCCTTTAAAACGAAACCATAACCATGGCTAA